The following coding sequences are from one Helicoverpa zea isolate HzStark_Cry1AcR chromosome 4, ilHelZeax1.1, whole genome shotgun sequence window:
- the LOC124629613 gene encoding histidine-rich glycoprotein-like — translation MRRSLLVAFGLLAIAAVSSAREIREKRSADLEAAASGHHWDKGGGHEHHGHHHHDHGGEHHKGHKGHHEHHHGKHGHHHHEGHKGHHGEHGGHKKHHHHDDGYHHHHHHGEKGDHGHGHEEHGHWHKGHDTKGHHGVEKHDEFKKDKHFHDHHGEKGFHEHHGGHHHEGGYKKGGHFHKGHKHGGHHEHHHGKKGHHEHGGHHHHHKGHHGEGGHHEHHEHHHDHDHKGGHEDHKHWGHKKGH, via the coding sequence ATGAGAAGAAGCCTTCTTGTGGCATTTGGGCTTCTGGCCATCGCCGCCGTCAGCTCGGCCAGGGAGATCCGAGAGAAGCGGTCGGCCGACCTCGAGGCGGCCGCGTCCGGCCACCACTGGGACAAGGGCGGCGGCCACGAGCACCACGGCCACCACCACCACGACCACGGCGGCGAGCACCACAAGGGACACAAGGGCCACCACGAGCACCACCACGGCAAGCACGGCCACCACCACCACGAGGGACACAAGGGACACCACGGCGAACACGGCGGACACAAGAAGCACCACCACCACGACGACGgctaccaccaccaccaccaccacggcGAGAAGGGCGACCACGGCCACGGCCACGAGGAGCACGGCCACTGGCACAAGGGACACGACACCAAGGGACACCACGGCGTCGAGAAGCACGACGAGTTCAAGAAGGACAAGCACTTCCACGACCACCACGGCGAGAAGGGCTTCCATGAGCACCACGGCGGCCACCACCACGAGGGCGGCTACAAGAAGGGCGGCCACTTCCACAAGGGCCACAAGCACGGCGGACACCACGAGCACCACCACGGCAAGAAGGGACACCACGAGCACGGcggccaccaccaccaccacaaGGGACACCACGGCGAGGGCGGGCACCACGAGCACCACGAGCACCATCACGACCATGACCACAAGGGCGGCCATGAGGACCACAAGCATTGGGGACACAAGAAGGGGCACTAA